In one Brevibacillus choshinensis genomic region, the following are encoded:
- a CDS encoding NAD(P)H-dependent flavin oxidoreductase codes for MWKANPIASRLQVKWPIIQAGMAGGTTTPELVAAVSAAGGLGTLGAGYMSAEQIRQAIRAIRELTDKPFAVNLFIPEEFDGEQPVASTVAIAMNDVRERLGIPADPAVTRYAEPFAEQMAVVIEEQVPVFSFTFGMLEPRWMAELKQRGVTVVGTATTVREAVALEASGVDMIAAQGSEAGGHRGSFLPDSPSNLVGTMALVPQIVDRVNIPVIAAGGIMDGRGIAAAFALGAQAVQLGTAFLTCVESGAHPEYKRAVRETNDEATVITRAFSGKSARGIENEFMTLLAPHDSELPPYPVQNALTRDIRTAAAKQNRTEYLSLWAGQAAFLSRGLRAEELVAKLVEETERVVSGLR; via the coding sequence ATGTGGAAAGCAAATCCGATCGCGTCTCGACTACAGGTGAAATGGCCCATAATTCAAGCGGGGATGGCAGGTGGGACGACGACCCCAGAGCTGGTCGCTGCCGTTTCAGCAGCGGGTGGTCTTGGTACGCTGGGCGCGGGTTATATGAGCGCCGAGCAGATTCGTCAAGCGATTCGCGCCATTCGGGAGCTGACTGACAAGCCGTTTGCTGTCAATCTGTTCATCCCCGAAGAATTCGATGGAGAGCAGCCAGTCGCCTCTACAGTCGCTATAGCGATGAATGATGTGCGGGAGCGATTGGGTATACCTGCTGACCCTGCCGTGACACGTTATGCGGAGCCATTTGCAGAACAGATGGCTGTGGTTATAGAGGAGCAGGTGCCAGTATTTAGCTTTACATTTGGTATGTTGGAGCCACGTTGGATGGCAGAGCTCAAGCAGCGCGGAGTGACTGTGGTCGGCACGGCTACGACTGTCCGTGAAGCGGTGGCACTCGAAGCGAGCGGTGTCGACATGATTGCGGCTCAAGGCAGTGAAGCTGGCGGACATCGGGGTTCCTTTTTGCCGGACTCTCCCAGCAATCTCGTGGGGACGATGGCATTGGTCCCACAGATCGTCGATCGCGTAAACATCCCGGTGATTGCTGCTGGGGGAATCATGGACGGCAGAGGGATTGCAGCAGCATTTGCACTAGGGGCACAGGCCGTGCAACTGGGGACAGCCTTTCTGACGTGCGTGGAGAGTGGAGCCCATCCGGAGTATAAACGTGCCGTACGTGAAACGAATGATGAGGCGACCGTGATTACACGAGCCTTTTCCGGTAAATCTGCCCGAGGGATCGAAAACGAATTTATGACTTTGCTGGCTCCGCATGACAGTGAGCTACCGCCGTATCCGGTGCAAAATGCGTTGACCCGCGACATTCGCACCGCAGCCGCGAAGCAGAACCGGACGGAGTACTTGTCCTTGTGGGCGGGTCAGGCTGCTTTCCTCAGTCGGGGATTACGTGCAGAAGAGCTGGTCGCTAAGCTGGTCGAGGAAACCGAACGGGTAGTTAGCGGATTGCGCTAG
- a CDS encoding VOC family protein encodes MIDRLDHFVLTVQDIEATCRFYEQVLKMKAVTFGNGRWALEYGQQKINLHQAGHEFEPKAQHSVPGSADLCFLTSVPLEQVVQHVESCGVAIIEGPVQRTGATGPILSVYLRDPDGNLIELSQVHKADDAHVDPTVARIRSLFRDREPGIMGDDRYGLFSVLLPLVHMEDGRLGILFEKRASTMRRQANEVCFPGGRTEESDESRWATARRETSEELGLPLDRIQYIGDMDTLLGPGRGSIFPFVGYLEDISDMQPNPDEVGEVFIISLDTLLAMEPAIHTTSSFMQPEEDFPFHLIPGGKRYPWRSGTVEHLFYEVEGRVIWGMTARVLAHFLELIRQKGIAE; translated from the coding sequence ATGATTGACAGACTGGACCATTTTGTCTTGACGGTTCAGGACATAGAGGCGACCTGTCGATTTTACGAGCAAGTTCTCAAAATGAAGGCAGTCACCTTTGGTAATGGCAGATGGGCGTTGGAGTACGGTCAACAAAAAATCAACTTGCATCAGGCGGGCCATGAATTTGAACCAAAGGCGCAGCATTCTGTACCTGGTTCAGCAGATCTTTGTTTTCTCACATCAGTTCCACTGGAGCAGGTCGTACAGCATGTCGAGTCTTGCGGAGTCGCCATTATAGAAGGACCTGTTCAGAGAACAGGAGCGACTGGGCCGATTCTCTCTGTTTACTTGCGTGATCCGGACGGCAATCTGATTGAACTTTCCCAAGTACATAAAGCGGATGACGCGCATGTGGATCCGACTGTGGCCAGAATTAGGAGCCTGTTTCGTGATCGTGAGCCCGGCATCATGGGTGATGACCGATATGGTTTATTCAGCGTCTTACTGCCATTAGTCCATATGGAAGATGGGCGTCTGGGTATTTTGTTTGAAAAACGTGCGAGCACGATGCGACGACAAGCAAACGAAGTCTGTTTTCCAGGAGGACGGACAGAGGAAAGTGACGAATCGCGGTGGGCTACGGCTCGCCGTGAAACAAGCGAGGAACTGGGACTACCGTTGGATCGCATCCAGTATATCGGGGATATGGATACATTGTTAGGTCCGGGTAGAGGTAGCATTTTTCCATTCGTCGGTTATCTAGAAGACATCTCTGACATGCAGCCTAATCCGGACGAAGTAGGAGAGGTATTCATCATTTCTTTGGATACGCTACTCGCTATGGAGCCTGCTATTCATACGACATCTTCGTTCATGCAGCCAGAGGAAGACTTCCCGTTTCACTTGATACCAGGTGGCAAACGCTATCCATGGAGATCGGGGACGGTCGAGCATCTGTTTTACGAAGTGGAAGGTCGTGTGATCTGGGGGATGACCGCCCGTGTATTGGCGCATTTTCTCGAACTGATCCGTCAAAAAGGAATCGCAGAGTAG
- a CDS encoding DeoR/GlpR family DNA-binding transcription regulator, translating to MSLFGEERKQIILQLVNANGKVRTNELVEKLQVSSESIRRYLEELEMEKKLKRAYGGAVKLNLDRSEPSHMSREVMRAEEKKRIGRAAAEMVQDNDTIVIDEGTTPLQMINYLSTKKDLTILTSSITALNMLIEHQNGGLLSAEIYFLGGKVNAKHHRVGGSFAEDMMKDFFVDKAFLSVDGLLISKGITCYDPERAVLARRFIENANESIIMADHSKIGTSTLCKVAELKDIDIVISDTTPPDDWNKELHAHNVTWLVAE from the coding sequence GTGTCGTTGTTCGGAGAAGAGCGCAAGCAGATCATTTTGCAATTGGTGAACGCAAACGGCAAGGTACGGACCAACGAATTGGTAGAGAAGCTACAGGTATCATCTGAGTCGATCCGCAGGTATTTGGAAGAGCTGGAGATGGAGAAAAAGCTGAAGCGCGCATACGGTGGAGCGGTCAAGCTGAATCTGGATCGTTCTGAACCGTCCCATATGAGTCGGGAAGTCATGCGTGCCGAGGAGAAAAAACGGATCGGCCGAGCTGCAGCTGAGATGGTGCAGGACAACGACACGATCGTCATCGATGAGGGTACGACCCCTTTGCAGATGATTAATTATTTGTCTACCAAAAAAGATTTGACGATCCTGACTAGCTCTATCACTGCACTCAATATGTTGATTGAACACCAGAATGGAGGCCTGCTCTCCGCTGAGATTTACTTCCTGGGGGGCAAGGTGAACGCCAAGCATCATCGGGTAGGCGGATCTTTTGCAGAAGACATGATGAAAGACTTTTTCGTGGACAAAGCGTTTCTATCCGTAGATGGCCTGCTCATCAGCAAAGGGATAACGTGCTATGATCCGGAGCGTGCCGTACTGGCAAGGCGCTTTATCGAAAATGCGAATGAGAGCATCATCATGGCCGACCATTCCAAGATCGGGACCAGTACGCTGTGCAAGGTAGCTGAGCTAAAGGATATCGACATCGTCATCAGCGACACGACTCCTCCAGATGACTGGAACAAAGAGTTGCATGCCCATAACGTCACTTGGCTCGTCGCCGAGTAA